A window of the Pararge aegeria chromosome 2, ilParAegt1.1, whole genome shotgun sequence genome harbors these coding sequences:
- the LOC120632642 gene encoding uncharacterized protein LOC120632642, with protein MAEHEEQSLDSEYKRYLEIMRPYLGQLLDQDVIEICNAWIQRLSVCKQNEKVQRNKYIFAMCYQLAKGILEEPFLENPTSEELIPLQEGTITDNSANESSEVEYLVLDLESTKTKVIFNKDNTPSTEITRSSECSETERSNGFHTENRNSIDSSNRQPEVQVNKTVVCYNCPNIMPAFTNKEFYNDSHYEDKKYGHRATNLIMKLREIKMQNLMLHNELRALKQDSRLIHKYADKPHDSITKVSNATSAHICSQDSNMMLNCLKSKLQEVQDSRKSLIEIISNLQDKLVNFSEIKRHEIEDLVAQHRLEIKQVETCIREELKANHDKHIEELKRQQELFIKNIESKHLIEKENITATTEATITEKDKIIQSMETDIGNLRSYIEDLKNNQYFMFSNFLDNPNNDFNSKCKIQRAEELEKRLNKMEKSKIKFTKAYEAKLANLQKEKHLADCSLQLQLMKQRTQIINDTADEHQTELVTNLDKLESKYKDIVANVQATAVQRRVQDQMALESIIQTVCGIRNVGLHGNIAQATYTSQLTNRAMRNQTTDVNQSNNELPTNIRDNKAGCIIVGKKPFEGDNLKNGSYLEGKEFSELFERVCVPQRDTGESSPK; from the coding sequence atggcTGAACATGAAGAACAATCTCTCGACTCAGAATACAAACGCTACTTAGAAATAATGCGGCCTTATTTAGGACAACTGTTGGATCAGGATGTAATAGAAATTTGCAATGCATGGATTCAGAGACTCTCTGTTtgtaaacaaaatgaaaaagtacaacgcaataaatatatatttgccaTGTGCTATCAACTAGCGAAAGGCATACTCGAAGAACCTTTTTTGGAAAATCCCACATCTGAGGAGTTGATCCCTTTACAGGAAGGAACAATCACTGATAATTCTGCAAATGAATCTTCGGAAGTGGAATATCTTGTTCTTGATTTAGAAAGCActaaaacaaaagttatttttaataaagataacaCTCCATCAACGGAAATAACTCGAAGTAGTGAGTGTTCTGAAACTGAACGGAGTAATGGTTTTCACACTGAAAACAGAAACTCTATTGACTCAAGTAATAGACAACCAGAAGTACAGGTGAATAAAACTGTAGTATGTTATAATTGTCCAAATATTATGCCAGCATTTACAAACAAAGAATTTTATAACGATAGCCACTACGAAGACAAAAAGTATGGCCATAGAGCAACCAATCTTATCATGAAACTAAgggaaataaaaatgcaaaatttaatGTTGCATAACGAGTTAAGGGCTCTAAAACAAGACTCTagattaatacataaatacgcTGACAAGCCGCATGATAGTATTACAAAAGTCAGCAATGCCACCAGTGCTCACATTTGCAGTCAAGATAGTAACATGATgttgaattgcttaaaatctAAATTGCAAGAAGTTCAAGATTCAAGAAAATCTTTAATAgaaattataagtaatttacAAGACAAACTCGTCAATTTTAGCGAAATAAAAAGACATGAAATAGAAGATTTGGTGGCTCAACATCGCttagaaataaaacaagtaGAAACTTGTATTCGTGAAGAACTAAAGGCTAATCATGACAAACACATAGAAGAACTAAAGCGCCAACAagaactatttattaaaaatattgagagTAAGCACctaatagaaaaagaaaacataacGGCTACTACAGAGGCTACAATAActgaaaaagataaaataatccAGTCAATGGAAACCGATATTGGTAATTTGAGAAGCTATATTGAAGATCTCAAAAATAATCAATACTTTATGTTTAGTAATTTTTTAGATAACCccaataatgattttaattcaaaatgtaAGATTCAAAGAGCTGAAGAACTCGAAAAGCGCttgaataaaatggaaaaatctaaaataaaatttacaaaagcTTATGAGGCAAAACTAGCTAATCTACAAAAAGAAAAGCATTTGGCGGATTGTTCGCTACAACTGCAATTAATGAAACAAAGGACTCAGATTATAAATGACACAGCTGATGAACATCAAACAGAGTTGGTGACTAATTTAGATAAATTAGAAAGTAAATACAAAGACATTGTAGCAAATGTACAAGCGACGGCTGTTCAGCGCAGAGTTCAAGACCAAATGGCGTTAGAATCAATAATACAAACAGTGTGTGGAATTCGCAATGTAGGTTTGCACGGGAATATTGCACAAGCTACATACACGAGCCAATTAACAAACAGAGCTATGCGTAATCAAACAACGGACGTCAATCAAAGTAACAATGAATTACCGACCAATATCAGAGATAATAAGGCTGGATGTATCATAGTAGGCAAAAAACCTTTTGAAggagacaatttaaaaaatggtaGCTATTTAGAAGGAAAAGAATTTAGTGAACTTTTCGAGAGAGTATGTGTTCCACAGAGGGATACAGGTGAAAGTTCTCCTAAATAG